Within the Arachis duranensis cultivar V14167 chromosome 10, aradu.V14167.gnm2.J7QH, whole genome shotgun sequence genome, the region ACAAGGGGGTTAGAAAAGAACTAAATAAAAATTCCCAAAAACAATGTCTACTGTTAAGAATTATTACCTTGCTCAGGATGTCGTTATGAAATATTTCATCAAAGGTTCTGTCAACAGTTCCTTTCTTAATGTTGGAGTGTTCAGAATCAACAAATGGTCCCAACTGAGATAGTCCAGTAGGCAGGATCGAATAATCAAGGTTTGCATATTATCTAGGACCTAAACTAAAAAGATACAGATTATGCATAGGTGGTATTACCAATATAAGTAACTGTGGCTGTCTTCGCTTTGCATATGCTAACAATTCTACAAGGGgctcaaaaaataaattgtctgtTGTCGTAAAAGGGCCTGCTGCAATAATCTGTTAAGCACCAAGAGCATGTGTATAATACAAATTATTAACAGAAATATTCTTCATATTATcacaattatttttcaaaagaacatGAGATCTTTTAAAATCTATAATATGCGTCAAAATGCAAGTAAATAAACAGCTACAAGGTTTTGCTTCACATGACTGCCTTATAACCATACTTTGGATTGGCTAATTAAGATGTTAGTAATTTGtcattgttaaaaaataaactatagtaaaaaaaaaaaactaaaaatctgtaaaattttaccaaaatactaaaaatggAACCTAGtgcataatataattttataacagaGCTCAATGACTAAGAAACGAGTAGAGTAAATACCATGGACAACTCTGTCTTTTTAGAAGTAATATCAATTGGTTGACTTCTATCAATAGCTAGCTTCTTTGCTGGATTCAAATCCTTATCATCAGCACCAGAGGTAGGTGGTATAGAATCTACCAATTTAGATGCAACTAAGCAATGCCCACTAGGATTATGCCCTTCAATACCAACAACCTATCAAAAGATGAGATCCTTGTTTCATAACCCATAATTCCAGCACAATTTTTTACTTTCAAAGCCTGAATTTAACCTGCCATGCCATTACTCACCTGACCAGGGAAAATTGAAAAATGGCTTAAGCGTTGCAAGTCCAGACGAACACATTCTCCTCCAGAATGCTCAACACTGTCAACATATCAGAAAATAGACCATATATGATGGTAGATAAGTTTGTAGAGCTAAAAGGTAGTGAACATAAACTCTTGGTCAAGCTGAATTGATCAGTTGACTGACTTTTGTTTCTCCATTTTGTTCATTAACAGATCCAACACCTAGTATTTAGATATATCAAGGTTACAATATACTTGTATAAATACTATCTATATGGAGATATATAGTGCCAATTTACCTGCCCTGCAGCATGACAGACTTGTCATTTAGACGGCCTTCTGCATCACAGCAAACCATACCAACAGCAAAAATGCTTCTCTGATAAAGTATATTAGTTTAAACTATCAGACCCATGCAAGGAGGATTTAATGTAGATACAGAGGTTAAGTAAACAAGATAGCAAATAATCTCATTAGCCAACAGACAATCATACAATTAAGTAACAGCTTCCGAATGATTGTAAAGGCCTACTACAAAGAACAATTTGTCTTGAAATATTCTGCAAATGCATCAGTAAAATAGGTAGATGCATTAAATTTACCTGTGAAGCAATTGTAGGGTCTGTTGGTTCTCCATAAAGCCCAGAAGCAACAAGGGCCCTTGTATGTTTGCGAATTCGATTTTCTATTACATTcatctaaacaaccaaaatcagaGTTCAATAAACCAATGAACAAGGCCAAATATCTAAGAGATAGACCATATATCATACCCTATCCTCTGTCCTATCATGCATGAATCTGCAACCAGGTTTAGGCCCTGAGCTATGAACCACCAATGAACACCTTTTACAAGGCATAACTTTCCTAATAACATCGTCCTCATCGATCTCATGATTCGGCACTTGTATTTCATTCTCTATATCAGGCACTGTGTTGATGCTAAATTTCACAGCAAACCTATCAGTTCGCTTTGAAAAGGGTGTCACCAGCTCAGTTGGTTTTCCAGAAGATAAAATATTCCCATTTGCTAGAGACATTGCTTCGTGTGCAGGTGAACGAAGATGTTCATCATTATTTGTTGGAGTCCCAGGAGTACTAAACttagcatcatcatcattatttaaGACCCTACAAAGAAGGATTGTTATGAAAATATCTGTAGCTTAGCGGAAATTCTGAAATACAATTCAAACAGTTTTGTCCACTTTATAACCTATTAGGCTATTACACAACCCAACAGGAGATAAcgataaataaaaacaaacaagaaTCAGTGTAAGCGGTCACACTAAACCTTTTGGTTCAGTTATTATTGTCTATTGACTATTGTGAATGGATTTTGAGTGAAAAGCTTTGTTGTATATGATGATTGATGAAGAAGCTTCCCTTTCCATCCACAATTACTTGTTCTATTAGGAATACACAAGCTCGATTACATTCCAGCACTTCcttttaaataaaacaataagcTCTTACCCccctttaataaataaaactgaaatCCCACCCTCCCCTCACCCCGCATAAATTTTAAGGTTAAAGCAAGTCAATCATTAAGCAAAACACATAAGAAAACCACACACGGATTTATTGTAAATTTAGTAAGATGTACTTACATTTCTACATCTCTGATAGAGTAACTATGCAAATTAGATTCCTCCTTTATaacttcttctttcttgttaGTCTGCAGGTGCATCAAAAAGCCATCCATTTCAGCATTTTGCACTGTTGGCTCATTCAGTTGTCTGTCGGattgagagagatagagagaaagagaagaattagGCCATAAAGTAGAATTGCCACAATTTTCATTTCAGATATTTTATAAAACAATGCACTGTTTTTTTCTCTAGAACCATTAGCAATGCAGCACAGTGTATCCTTCATAAATTCAGAAATTCAAAAAGTGCAGAGAATAgttcaaaaattgaaacaagTTTTGACAATTAAAActacaaaaaatattgaaagatcattctaaaattaatataattccCAAACACACAGCTTTAGCTTCAAATATAACAGTAGAGTGTAAGAGTAGAGAGAGAGCGCAAAAACCTGTTGAGGTAATAAACCTCCCAGTTTGAGACGAGATCTGCAGGGCTGAGGCTGTAGTTGATGCAGAAAGTCATACCTGCAAGCATATGCTACACACATTAACACATTCAacgctttttctttcttcttcttcttcttcgtttttgtttttttctactCTTCAATAATCGAGAGAAAGGAATTGGAACAAACGATAAAGAAGAACTACTTACACTTGTTcagtatttcttcttcttcctcaaggTTGAACCCGGCTTTTCTGAATTCTGACTTGATTTCCTCTTCCAtggcttctctctctctctctctctctagagtCTAGGGTTTGGTTTCTTGCTCTGATTTGACGAAGTGCCGAAACAAATTGGCGGGAAATTTGCCAGTTgagtttatatataatatccGAACACTGAAAATTTCCCTTTTTTGGACATGGAACACTGAAGATTGAAGATTGAAGCCGAGAGATGTAATGGGCTTGGGTTATTGTTGGCAACTTGACTTAATGTTTTGAAATTAATCAAGTCCAAGTTTTGGGCACAAACTTGCTTCATCCTTTTTGTTGGTCTAATCTGACGAGAAGCCTTACTtatctaaacaaaaaaaattcaggaCCAAAAGGTATTTTATTTCCTAACAACATTAGTGATAAATTGCTAATTTGCTATGCTTTTTTCGTGTATTGTAAAGAACTTTTTTCTGTGATACACAATGTTGATGTTAATTTTAGATAACTGCTGATACTTTGACTCAATAAGTAAAGTCagacttaataaaaataaaaagttcattttaaaaaaagagatttctaatttttattcgACTTTTTTAAAGAGATTAAATATGGTGAAGGAGTCCAGTTTTATTTGTCTAAGCAAGTAACTGcctctaaaaaatttttataccaTTTTTATAATAGATCTCAACAGacttctaaaataaaagaaataattatccatcaataaaaataaaactattccaacaaaaataattatcaactctattataaataaatagacTCACACTCTTCAAATATAATTTACTTTTAAACTTATCAAATCGGTCTAAAATCCTTATCAACCTATATATTTCGTATGTATTACACTTCATGTCATGGGGTGACGGAGCTGAGGTGGCCATTTTGCATGTGCCATGGATCCTCTACCTGCAACTCCTCCAATTCACATGCTACGAAGTTAAGTTGGGTACCCGCACCCACTTTGTATGATGCTTTTAACTTAGTCCTGACTTGCATCTTCATCAATAATTTCATctattttagaaattaataatttttatatattgatttaaataaaaaagcccAAAAACTGTTTTCAAAGATATTTAAATTCTATCAAGGTTTCGAAAAGATTTTTAACAAAATCGTTATCTCAAAATCTGGTTTAAAGAACTTTGAACAAAGCCTTCCAAATGTTAACACTAATATAATTTACTGCATACAATGATCCTACCTTTCTTCTCCATCTCTTTACTTCCTCTTGGGCTAGATGGTAATTCTTAGCAAGAAAGAAAGCAATCTTCACGCAGCGATGCGATTggttcaaaaataaatttgttgcATCGAAATCAAAGAGTGCTTAACATACTCACCAAAAGTTTCATCTGTCACAAGCCACACAAAATAACACTAATTTAAATATCTCTACTCGAGAGATTCAGACTGGGtagttgattttttatttaaacaaagTACACACTAAATTCACAAATGTTCAAGAAGAATTGATTTATcacattctctttttcttccaaatTTTAGAAGAAATAAATATTTGCGTACACCAATATTAATAAATTCATTAAAGCACTTGACTGTCTAATAAACTCTCTATAATATATGTTCACTTGATTTATAAGGCAAAATAAAATCCTACTAAATTAAAGTTAGACCTTAAATTTATAAAGACATCTTTTTACAAGGCTAGGCAAAACAATGTAANNNNNNNNNNNNNNNNNNNNNNNNNNNNNNNNNNNNNNNNNNNNNNNNNNNNNNNNNNNNNNNNNNNNNNNNNNNNNNNNNNNNNNNNNNNNNNNNNNNNNNNNNNNNNNNNNNNNNNNNNNNNNNNNNNNNNNNNNNNNNNNNNNNNNNNNNNNNNNNNNNNNNNNNNNNNNNNNNNNNNNNNNNNNNNNNNNNNNNNNNNNNNNNNNNNNNNNNNNNNNNNNNNNNNNNNNNNNNNNNNNNNNNNNNNNNNNNNNNNNNNNNNNNNNNNNNNNNNNNNNNNNNNNNNNttattcatattttttcacatttttaatCAGTGTCTTTGTAGATTAGATTTTTAAgaaatgaagaacaaattttattttttctagaattctttttttatcttttttcaaaattatatttcacaaatacttttaaaatacaaccatattacatatatatatagaaaattagttatccgtacaaaatatatattaaaagaataaatataaattaaaaacaaattaaataatacatatatttaataaataaaaaataatttattgactgattttttatatgcatttaatatttttatttaaaatatcaaataataataacatatcCTACTTACATAGTAAGAGGTGGGAGCAAATGCGAATCCACCAAGAAATCCAAGAAGAGACCCAAAAAATGGGACACAAATTCCTATGAACATTGTAATTCCTGCATAATATAGAATTAGAAAAGTTGGAGTTTTATTGCTAGAAGCCATTCCAAATCAAGTGAtaaatgaagaacaagaataataataacatacCAACATATAGAAAGCGAGTTGTGAATCGTAGGGTAGTAGAAGGTGAGAAGTTCAACCGTGTAACCAAGAAGGTTTCAATCATATCAAATACGGGCATTGCAAATACCTGTTTTACaaaaattagttataaaaatgaAGTAATAAAAGGAGTAGGTGTGACCCTAAAAGTTGAAAGTGAAAAGTGACCTGGTAGCCTCCAACAACATGAATGACAACAAACAAATTAGCAATGCCAATAAGCCAAGCAGGGTGTTGGAGTGTGATGAGGATGTTGTCATCCACAGAATTTCCAAACATGTAGTAGCCAATAAAAGCAACAGGAAAGTAGCATAATGCAACTCCAATGTATGCCAAAACACACCCTCTCCACATTGGTATCTTAGAAGGTTTTTCTGCTGTTGAAGGCATTGTGGCTTGGATTTCAAGAACCACATTGTGGCCTGCGTATGCAAAAGCCACATCTCCCAATGCAGAGAAGAAATTAAAGACACCATCGCTGGTGCTTTTCATTTTTACAGTATAGTCTATGTCTTTTGAAATTCCTTTCTTGATAGACGCGGACCAAGCAATCGTTGAGTAACTGCTCCAAAAACATATTAATCCAACATTAAgtgaaaatatgataaaatttacAGTATTGACTAAAAATACCTTAGATACAAGTAAATTCGTTTTAgtccaaaaataattaatagttatttaataattgtttatttttatcaaattgtGGCAAAATTCTTACGTACCTGAGAGACATGACGGCTGCACCAGCAGAGATAGCGGAAATAGAATTAAAGTTAGGAATTTGTGCAAGCACAAAATTTACAGAAGCAAACACCATGATCCAATAAGTGGTTCTGATTTGTTTGCAATCGGGACAAAAGGTTTCATGAACCTTTTTCAAAGACTTGCCTCCAGTGACCATGTACACGATACATGTACCAACTTCAACAAGTAGTTGTTGAGGAACCACAATCCACAGACCAAGTTTTTCTCCGAAAGCTTCTTGTCCCAATTGATGATACCTGTCGTTTCTCTTTCCCCCAGGTACCATTTCGTGCATCTCAACCATTTGCCATAGCGTGTATAGTGTGATTATCCATGTTTTagtattcaaataaattaaacaaagccATTTTACAAtattcttatctttatcttcttcaATTCAATGCATATGAATCGTCATGTTGGAAAACAGGAAGCTAAATATCCAAAGGCCAGAGTGACTTTAAAACAATGGATTAAGTAagattatttaatataaaataatcaaatttgacCAAAAATCTAAAAACTTGTTCGTTTacgtttttatcttttattttcgctttatttttaatgttttttgttttcatgattttaggagagaaaaacaaagaaaaaataacaatttttttttatttttttatagttctagaaacaaaaatattaaaaaataaaaaatctaaataaacaATCATCTACAAGTCATCCATATTATGTCAACCACAGTAACTAATCCATTTTAGTGATAAGAAAAcatatcatatatataataataaattgtgaAGATAAGTAGCATAATTAGAACTTGAGGAAGAAACACAACTACTATTACGTACCAACCCATATGTGACATGGCATAAGGAAGGCTAAGAATTCCAGCTCCAACCATGGCGGTAAGATTGTGAAAAGCAGAATACCACCATTTCGCATTTCTTGAAGCAGTTATGGGAAGCCAATCATCAAGGTTCTTTTGCTTTGAAcctcttgttgttgttgttataggTGCAGGTGCCAAACCGTCACCACTTACTTCCTTCTCAGAACCCATgtatctctttttcttttggttctttTTAGCAATTAGAAGTCAAGCCTTAGTTTCTTCTGCTTTAGTTTTCCCTCTCCCgcttcaacaaaaaaaaaaatgtgaccAAACAAACTATAAACAGACCATATATAATTTgtagaataaatatttaaattggtcaatatcaatttttagtttttagattgaataatttaaatttttttaataatttttattttataaaaatcctCAAAAATTACTAGTATTAGATAGATTGATCCTTCTGTCactttttaatcaaatttttaattgtaCATTAAAGATAAATcgctaaaaattttattataaattaattaaaactatCAAGAAATCAgtatctcttatttttaatgaatatttagataataatattttgCTTGAGAATgaattattcaattttaaactttttgagGATCAATGTAAGTATCTACTATAATTAGGgaacttaattaaattaatccTTTCTTTTATTACTTCTTATAGAAAATTTTTGGATGGGATTGGCTTGAGGTACTTTTAGTGGCGGGAAATTTGCTATAATTACTGTTGCATTTTTTggacagaaaattaaataaataaataggaagTTAGGAAGTTGTAGTTGAAAAGTCGTATTTGAGAACCACAAAAGTATACACTAGTTTGTCAAAGTCTTCTATTTTTGTACCTTTGCTCCATAAATAGTTATTAATAATTGGGGAGGGATGGTAAATCCTATCCCTATTTCcgatgtattttaatttatgggaGTCAGGGAGAGTGATGTTAACCACACATAATAAGTAAACATATTAAGGAAATATGCCCATATGAAAatgaaagaatttgaaaataaatatcgTTTGTCACCTTGTCAAGACAAGTCTGTtgactaataatattttaaaatgtagtAGTTAAAAGATATGAAGAATATGGAAAAGTCAGAAGTATAACTCATGCTTGGATTATTAAAGAGGTAGCTGGTATATAGGATCATGGTTCACGGTTCACCTACTTCGTATTACAAAGTTGattttatgaaaattcaattAGAACAAAcataatttatgttttgaaacTTTTAATCTAGAAAAGATTTTCCTATTTTGGCTaagttaataagaaaaaataaattaaacctcACTTTGGatgtataattattaaaattgaccATTTTAACACTATATTATACTTTTAGTATTGtgtttttgagaaaaaaaatttgtctttaattttttttttcatacaaaatcgtTTCTAAagtttaaaaccaaattttaaaatcgtcaCTTTTACTTAAACTCATAAAATTTTGGACAAAATAAtccataacaaaaataattataaaataaaaattaaaaaaataaaaaaaagaaaatatttttactcctgcaaaaaaaaaaaaagagaagacaaaaaaaaagttgtctATGATCCATTCtacttctatttatacttctGCCATCACTTCTCTATAATTTTGATCCCTAAAGTATTTTGGTTtgaaggacgattttaaaattaagttaaattttatgaacaattctgtatacaaaaaaaattaaaacaaaaatatttttaacttatgtcttaaaaactaaaaatcgtacttaatttttttttatttgtaaactaTGTGAATAAGCTATATACTAGTATTACTATAAATAAACTACATAAACTTTCAAGTgtgttatataaatattatattttaagaggttataaataaatattatttatcctattataaaattcgaaaaataaaagacatccaaaatattaaaaacgaaGTTAAATGTGATATATCATCCTATAATCTCCTCTGTTACACTTCTTGTTTTGGTCTTTTTGGGATTGTATGATTACTGATCACATATAAAAAACGAAATTCAGAGAATCATAGTATGAAGTCTCCAACCGAAAAATCCAACAAAGAAGCAACATTTTCTTGCTTGAGTTTCACATGCATGGCTCGAAAATAGAAAGCCgtttaaattgaataagaattttattaatatttaaaagtatattattaaattattagaccaaaaaaattttattaaaaaaattgaattaataattaaataataataaatttaaatagttatttaatattttttattgaataatagtaaaggattaaaaaaaatccaatcataATTTGCTAATTACAGTCAAATTAGTGGCCACCACTGTTTTGTGGATATATATATAGGAAGCAATTTTGGTACAATTAATGTGACATTAAGTTTCTGCTTATTGGGATTGATTGACTTAAAAATACTCAACTTCTAAGATTTGATTTGGTAAACGTTTTTAAAGAAATGTTTATAttcttaaaaagaatttaattttgaattttgatgtattgTTAGTGTAAAATTGTTTTACACatacatttaattatataatattatattagcaaaaataattactttataTATTGATAACGTGAATGGTTATCTAAGAGAACAATTGTAATTATATAagtgtgtaaaatattttatactgtcAATGTATcaaattaaactcttttaaaaaatacaaacttttcattttatatttggtaaactaaaaaaaactatGTACTTGTATttgcaaattttgaaaaacaaaaatatttttaaaaacactTAGACATAATTTGATAAAGTTTTTTGAAGAGGTGCAAGACACTtgtaattatcaaaattaaaaaatctaattaaccTCGTACATTAACtaatatctaaatttaattcttatattaatatctattaaaaaaatttaaattttaaaagttattttactaaatataatTGTTGTTGCATATACTTattgaaagttatttttaatttaatttatcaaatacagacaatacaatttttaaaaattatattttaaaaactagtttttataagttatttttgaaaattaaaaactttgtcAAACCaagttttaaatttagtttggtaaaacttttactttttaaaagttagaatatTTGTTTATAgacattaatataaaaattaaatttggatATTAATTAATGTACACAGCTATattatactttttaattttgatatgtaCAACCAAACTTCAAAAAGTACCTCTTAGGTACTTTTAAAAGTACCCATAATTTTTAAAAGGCGCAAACACAAgcacataaaattttttatttactaaaaacaAAATGAGGAGTTtgtagttttaaaaaatataagcacctcttcaaaaaattttaccaaaccaaATCTTACTGTATAACCTTTTAAACATAACTTGTacttattgaaattaaaaattttaatataacatcatatattaatttatttttaaatttaattcttatatctatatctattatagtatttttaaattttaaaaattagtttatcaaaaatatgttataatttttaaaaaattacttttaaaaaattaatttttataaattatttttgaaagatgaaaATTTTGTCAACCTACGCTTTAAGTATTTTCTCACCAATGAACGTTCATTCTATCTTTTTCAGTAGATGACTATAGTAACCCCATACCAATGTTTGAAAGAAATTGTATTCACTCCCTATTTTAAAGTAATATAatgaaaacataaaagagataaatttaaaaaaaaatactatatatgcattaaaaaataaaattaaattacttagagtgtatttatgcattaataaatatatatcatttaattcatattctttaaaataattagtatccTAGACTTAGATTTAGTTTagtaaaagttttattttttaaaaatagcttatgaaagttaattttt harbors:
- the LOC107468921 gene encoding uncharacterized protein LOC107468921 — encoded protein: MEEEIKSEFRKAGFNLEEEEEILNKCMTFCINYSLSPADLVSNWEVYYLNRQLNEPTVQNAEMDGFLMHLQTNKKEEVIKEESNLHSYSIRDVEMVLNNDDDAKFSTPGTPTNNDEHLRSPAHEAMSLANGNILSSGKPTELVTPFSKRTDRFAVKFSINTVPDIENEIQVPNHEIDEDDVIRKVMPCKRCSLVVHSSGPKPGCRFMHDRTEDRMNVIENRIRKHTRALVASGLYGEPTDPTIASQRSIFAVGMVCCDAEGRLNDKSVMLQGSVEHSGGECVRLDLQRLSHFSIFPGQVVGIEGHNPSGHCLVASKLVDSIPPTSGADDKDLNPAKKLAIDRSQPIDITSKKTELSMIIAAGPFTTTDNLFFEPLVELLAYAKRRQPQLLILLGPFVDSEHSNIKKGTVDRTFDEIFHNDILSKLQDYVECMGSAARVLLVPSIRDANHDFVFPQPELDINLPDLKSQIISLTNPGIFEANEVKVGCCSVDILKQISGEEISRTAPDGQPTDRLSRLANHILSQQSFYPLYPPAEGVPLDFSLAPEALHLPLVPDLLILPSDIKYFVKVLNVGSEETNCKKCIAVNPGRLAKGEGGGTFVELDYRGGSDKINASVIGI
- the LOC107468917 gene encoding lysine histidine transporter-like 2, translating into MVEMHEMVPGGKRNDRYHQLGQEAFGEKLGLWIVVPQQLLVEVGTCIVYMVTGGKSLKKVHETFCPDCKQIRTTYWIMVFASVNFVLAQIPNFNSISAISAGAAVMSLSYSTIAWSASIKKGISKDIDYTVKMKSTSDGVFNFFSALGDVAFAYAGHNVVLEIQATMPSTAEKPSKIPMWRGCVLAYIGVALCYFPVAFIGYYMFGNSVDDNILITLQHPAWLIGIANLFVVIHVVGGYQVFAMPVFDMIETFLVTRLNFSPSTTLRFTTRFLYVGITMFIGICVPFFGSLLGFLGGFAFAPTSYYVSRICYYYLIF